Below is a genomic region from Priestia aryabhattai.
TTCATCGACGGCGAACAGCGCACGCCGCGCGGCGACGCCCGCCGCACCCTGCGCAACCCCGCCGACGACAGCCCCCTGGCCGAAGTGCGCCTGGCCGACCTGGAGCAGGTCGACGCCTGCGTGCAGTCGGCCCACCGCGCCTTCCGCTCCGGCATCTGGAGCGGCCTGGCGCCGAGCGAGCGCGAGCGCCTGCTGCTGCGCTTCGCCGAACTGGTGGAGCGCCACACCGAGGAACTGGCGCAGCT
It encodes:
- a CDS encoding aldehyde dehydrogenase family protein; this translates as FIDGEQRTPRGDARRTLRNPADDSPLAEVRLADLEQVDACVQSAHRAFRSGIWSGLAPSERERLLLRFAELVERHTEELAQLESLEQGKSIHIARAIEVGASLGYMRYMAGWATKIEGQTLDVSIPMPAGARFSAYTRREPVGVVA